The Streptomyces laurentii genome contains a region encoding:
- a CDS encoding recG-like helicase (identified by MetaGeneAnnotator; putative;~sequence version:1): MTRRDEAADLVVIKVPKTTVRVLGQPCTYYPVRGRTEGRYVGSTAVLGTGAEEHAWRTAAERFDAALLEARRAHTRGARWARRRAERRCLEALTAAENDYAPVRDVIERRYAEVEARRRVWGWAVVEAVPPRDEIYVYRHDVPGTEPAPGPSSTHPLRSEEPLSARGLERELYRLGDVHGLTDVRWEDGATERVRDECALPDEPGAFEAWWSEFTERGWRSSREVPLPDAPPPRPSPAPDSGGGTRAGRRHRGPERDYDGVGEGHGGYGGGFFGGY; this comes from the coding sequence ATGACCCGACGGGACGAGGCGGCGGACCTCGTGGTGATCAAAGTGCCGAAGACGACGGTCCGCGTCCTGGGGCAGCCGTGCACGTATTACCCCGTCAGAGGGCGGACCGAGGGCAGGTACGTCGGCTCGACGGCCGTCCTGGGCACCGGCGCCGAGGAGCACGCGTGGCGGACGGCCGCGGAACGGTTCGACGCCGCGCTCCTGGAGGCGAGGCGGGCGCACACACGGGGCGCCCGGTGGGCCCGGCGCCGGGCGGAGCGCAGGTGCCTGGAGGCGCTGACGGCCGCCGAGAACGACTACGCGCCCGTACGGGACGTGATCGAGCGCCGGTACGCCGAGGTGGAGGCGCGACGGCGGGTGTGGGGGTGGGCGGTCGTCGAGGCCGTACCGCCGCGGGACGAGATCTACGTGTACCGGCACGACGTCCCCGGTACGGAGCCCGCGCCCGGGCCCTCGTCGACGCACCCGCTGCGATCCGAGGAGCCCCTGTCGGCCCGCGGTCTGGAGCGGGAGCTGTACCGGCTCGGGGACGTGCACGGTCTGACGGACGTCCGCTGGGAGGACGGGGCCACGGAGCGGGTCCGGGACGAGTGCGCGCTGCCCGACGAGCCCGGGGCGTTCGAGGCATGGTGGTCCGAGTTCACGGAGCGGGGGTGGCGGTCCTCCCGCGAGGTGCCGCTGCCCGACGCCCCGCCCCCGCGTCCCTCGCCCGCTCCGGATTCCGGCGGCGGTACGCGAGCGGGCCGCCGGCACCGCGGCCCCGAACGGGACTACGACGGCGTCGGCGAGGGCCACGGCGGATACGGCGGCGGCTTCTTCGGGGGTTATTAG
- a CDS encoding multi-component regulatory system-3 (Protein of unknown function (DUF742); pfam05331;~identified by MetaGeneAnnotator; putative;~multi-component regulatory system-3 [Streptomyces venezuelae ATCC10712]) — protein MGARQEGPWLDDAAGRLIRPYTVSGGRTKPTATLDLLSMVMATGGAPQPHMGPEHSLALGLCGGPTSVAEIAAHLKLPAVVTKVLISDLVDCGALTARAPRYHTNPTDRSLLEAVLDGLRQRL, from the coding sequence ATGGGGGCCCGCCAGGAGGGACCCTGGCTCGACGACGCGGCCGGCCGGCTGATCCGCCCGTACACCGTGAGCGGAGGACGTACCAAGCCCACCGCCACCCTCGACCTGCTCTCCATGGTGATGGCGACCGGCGGTGCCCCGCAGCCGCACATGGGCCCCGAACACAGTCTGGCTCTCGGCCTGTGCGGCGGCCCCACCTCGGTGGCGGAGATCGCGGCGCACTTAAAGCTGCCGGCCGTCGTCACCAAAGTCCTGATCTCGGATCTCGTGGACTGCGGGGCACTCACTGCCCGGGCGCCCCGCTACCACACCAACCCAACCGACCGTTCCCTGCTGGAGGCAGTGCTCGATGGCCTACGACAACGGCTCTGA
- a CDS encoding roadblock/LC7 family protein (Roadblock/LC7 domain; pfam03259;~Roadblock/LC7 family protein [Actinoplanes sp. N902-109];~identified by MetaGeneAnnotator; putative), whose protein sequence is MASHAPNGHSADLDWLLSGLVQRVPYTRSAVLLSSDGLVKSVHGLDHDAADHMAALASGLYSLGRSAGARFGDGGEVRQVVVELDSTLLFVSTAGSGTCLAVLAGREADAAVLGYEMAMLVKSVRPYLVTPARTAAGTPGGLGR, encoded by the coding sequence ATGGCGAGCCATGCGCCGAACGGCCATTCCGCGGATCTCGACTGGCTGCTGAGCGGCCTGGTGCAGCGGGTCCCCTACACCCGCAGCGCCGTCCTGCTCTCCTCCGATGGCCTGGTGAAGTCCGTCCACGGACTCGACCACGACGCGGCCGACCACATGGCCGCGCTGGCCTCCGGTCTCTACTCGCTGGGCCGCAGCGCCGGCGCCCGCTTCGGTGACGGCGGCGAGGTCCGCCAGGTCGTCGTCGAGCTGGACTCCACGCTGCTGTTCGTCTCCACCGCCGGCTCCGGCACCTGCCTCGCGGTCCTGGCCGGCCGCGAGGCCGACGCCGCCGTCCTCGGGTACGAGATGGCGATGCTGGTCAAGAGCGTGCGGCCGTATCTGGTCACCCCGGCCAGAACGGCCGCGGGCACGCCGGGCGGCCTGGGGCGTTGA
- a CDS encoding major facilitator transporter (identified by MetaGeneAnnotator; putative;~sequence version:1), protein MTLFFGAQALLSYTVFGWLPTMWQGRGPSPASAGLALSLCNAVGVLGAWLLAVSGRRFADQRAAGVTVACLTATGLTGVVAGPYVLLWPSVAVLGLGLGAGFALALGLFALRAPDTPTTAALSAMGQGIGYLIGVLGPLGAGALHDVTGTWTWPLAGLLIACASQAAVALAAGRARTVTAAAPR, encoded by the coding sequence GTGACGCTGTTCTTCGGCGCCCAGGCGCTTCTCTCGTACACCGTCTTCGGCTGGCTGCCGACGATGTGGCAGGGGCGCGGCCCGAGCCCGGCCTCCGCCGGACTCGCCCTGTCCCTCTGCAACGCCGTGGGCGTGCTCGGTGCCTGGCTGCTGGCCGTCTCCGGGCGGCGGTTCGCCGACCAGCGGGCCGCGGGCGTGACCGTGGCCTGTCTGACCGCGACCGGCCTCACGGGCGTCGTCGCCGGACCGTATGTGCTGCTCTGGCCGTCCGTCGCCGTTCTCGGCCTCGGGCTCGGCGCCGGATTCGCCCTCGCGCTCGGCCTGTTCGCCCTGCGCGCCCCCGACACGCCGACCACCGCCGCGCTGTCCGCGATGGGCCAGGGCATCGGCTATCTCATCGGTGTCCTGGGCCCGCTGGGCGCGGGCGCCCTGCATGACGTCACCGGCACCTGGACCTGGCCGCTCGCCGGACTCCTGATCGCCTGCGCGTCCCAAGCCGCGGTCGCCCTGGCCGCCGGCCGCGCCCGTACGGTCACCGCCGCGGCTCCTCGCTGA
- a CDS encoding hypothetical protein (identified by MetaGeneAnnotator; putative;~sequence version:1) yields the protein MAAGEARGGEREHAQAQHGQRGEHARGGVAEPQVAAERREEGGDGGQGRAQVEGDEGEGHEEQGPGAGRRGRPRCEVVGFRFGSGRARVHGRGPIWSRHGGGSKGDYDTVRTESK from the coding sequence GTGGCGGCGGGCGAGGCGCGGGGCGGCGAACGCGAACACGCCCAGGCACAGCACGGGCAGCGAGGTGAGCACGCCCGCGGCGGTGTCGCCGAGCCGCAGGTCGCCGCGGAGCGGCGCGAGGAGGGGGGCGACGGAGGTCAGGGGCGCGCGCAAGTCGAAGGCGACGAGGGCGAGGGCCACGAGGAGCAGGGCCCCGGCGCCGGACGGCGCGGGCGACCCCGGTGCGAGGTGGTCGGTTTCCGGTTCGGAAGCGGGCGGGCGCGGGTGCATGGACGCGGTCCGATCTGGTCGAGGCACGGAGGAGGATCGAAGGGCGATTACGATACAGTACGAACTGAATCAAAATAG
- a CDS encoding tetR family transcriptional regulator (Bacterial transcriptional repressor; pfam13977;~TetR family transcriptional regulator [Streptomyces avermitilis MA-4680];~identified by MetaGeneAnnotator; putative), with translation MRVNVAERRQELLRATVLQIGARGVTAVRIADVAAELGVSNALVLYHFATKEQLVTAAFAYAAEEDLARLRTLLGRRTTAVRRLRSAVRWYAPTGRAEGWRLWIECWAAGPREPALREVAGALDRAWKDQLAAVIVQGVAAGEFECPDPVAAVWRLTAFLDGLAVQMTAYPGALPRTTMLAWADAALARELGLASLPRNGAAGTGGARPGARSNGG, from the coding sequence GTGCGGGTGAACGTGGCCGAGCGACGGCAGGAACTGCTGCGGGCGACCGTCCTCCAGATCGGCGCCCGGGGTGTCACGGCGGTCCGTATCGCCGACGTCGCCGCGGAGCTCGGGGTCAGCAACGCCCTCGTCCTCTATCACTTCGCGACCAAGGAACAGCTGGTCACGGCCGCGTTCGCGTACGCGGCCGAGGAGGATCTGGCCCGGCTGCGCACCCTGCTCGGCCGGCGCACCACGGCGGTCCGCCGACTGCGTTCCGCGGTCCGCTGGTACGCCCCGACCGGCCGTGCCGAGGGCTGGCGGCTGTGGATCGAGTGCTGGGCCGCCGGCCCGCGCGAACCGGCGCTGCGCGAGGTCGCCGGCGCGCTGGACCGGGCTTGGAAGGACCAGCTGGCGGCGGTCATCGTGCAGGGCGTGGCCGCGGGCGAGTTCGAGTGCCCCGACCCGGTCGCCGCGGTCTGGCGGCTGACCGCGTTCCTCGACGGCCTGGCCGTCCAGATGACCGCGTACCCCGGCGCGCTCCCCCGCACCACCATGCTGGCCTGGGCGGACGCGGCCCTCGCCCGCGAACTGGGCCTCGCGTCCCTGCCCCGGAACGGCGCGGCGGGCACGGGCGGCGCCCGCCCGGGCGCGCGGTCGAACGGCGGCTGA
- a CDS encoding sensor histidine kinase (ATP binding site [chemical binding];~G-X-G motif;~Histidine kinase-like ATPases; This family includes several ATP-binding proteins for example: histidine kinase, DNA gyrase B, topoisomerases, heat shock protein HSP90, phytochrome-like ATPases and DNA mismatch repair proteins; cd00075;~Mg2+ binding site [ion binding];~Signal transduction histidine kinase [Signal transduction mechanisms]; COG0642;~identified by MetaGeneAnnotator; putative;~sensor histidine kinase [Streptomyces venezuelae ATCC10712]), translated as MPQLRASAARSDRRDGGRHGRSGARAAVPAGAAGPAQQPASLPTEARIRPHLLRTSVLPALVVALAGVVAVLITVRSTGAVLTAGLWTALIGAAALAVAAIAAAVLGAERTAGMVLDRAEALRHTNSRGQNELRAVVDQLRKGESLAPRPVLPAAGASGDAFDRLGQELARSHEAAVSAVVQASKLSSSVGNEQKVEVFVNLARRLQSLVHREIQLLDELENEVEDPELLKGLFHIDHLATRIRRHAENLAVLGGAISRRQWSNPVTMTEVLRSSIAEVEQYPRVKLVPPIDGTLRGHAVADVIHLLAELVENATLFSAPHTTVLLRAQYVTAGLAIEVEDRGLGMPADEQSKMNALLADPDQVNVAHLLQDGRIGLFVVSALARRHGIAVRLQSNIYGGIQAVLVLPQGLLGADPEGLARREGQAQAAQAQAPAPAAPIAPQAQDSGPDTVQLIGGPASARQTGAPAPVSAPAPAPSVVGHAAAPLPPVADAGSAHALAHPQGPHQAFAAAPAPVPAPMAAPHPQPPAAAPVAPAGSTGHGAPTAYGDTGGYGDTTGFGNGGGYGGAGTPGGGGLPGVPHQPSPPTPRSQAEPAGPGTALSAPGGEAPRAPRAGASGRPDLPKRRAQEHLVPQLRDEPTARQPEEHALHDPGLMAAFQRGIGLAETQPTPRDPLRPDDAHKE; from the coding sequence ATGCCTCAACTTCGCGCATCCGCCGCGCGTTCCGACCGCCGTGACGGCGGCCGGCACGGCCGGTCGGGCGCCCGCGCCGCCGTTCCGGCCGGCGCGGCCGGCCCCGCTCAGCAGCCCGCGTCGCTTCCGACCGAGGCGCGCATACGACCCCACCTCCTGCGTACGTCCGTCCTCCCGGCGCTCGTGGTGGCGCTCGCGGGCGTCGTCGCCGTGCTGATCACGGTCCGCTCCACCGGAGCCGTCCTGACGGCGGGCCTGTGGACCGCGCTGATCGGCGCCGCCGCACTCGCGGTCGCCGCGATCGCCGCCGCCGTGCTCGGCGCCGAGCGCACCGCCGGAATGGTGCTCGACCGCGCCGAGGCGCTGCGGCACACCAACTCCCGCGGTCAGAACGAACTCCGCGCCGTCGTGGACCAGTTGCGCAAGGGCGAGAGCCTGGCCCCGCGCCCCGTGCTGCCCGCCGCCGGCGCGTCCGGTGACGCGTTCGACCGTCTCGGGCAGGAGCTCGCCCGCTCCCACGAGGCCGCCGTGTCCGCCGTGGTACAGGCGTCCAAGCTCTCCAGCAGCGTCGGCAACGAGCAGAAGGTCGAGGTCTTCGTGAACCTCGCCCGCCGCCTCCAGTCGCTCGTCCACCGCGAGATCCAGCTTCTGGACGAACTGGAGAACGAGGTCGAGGACCCCGAGCTGCTCAAGGGCCTGTTCCACATCGACCACCTCGCCACCCGCATCCGCCGCCACGCGGAGAACCTGGCCGTGCTCGGCGGCGCCATCTCCCGCCGCCAGTGGTCGAACCCGGTCACCATGACCGAGGTGCTGCGCTCCTCCATCGCCGAGGTCGAGCAGTACCCGCGGGTGAAACTGGTGCCGCCGATCGACGGTACGCTCCGGGGCCATGCCGTGGCCGACGTCATACACCTCCTCGCCGAACTCGTCGAGAACGCGACGCTGTTCTCCGCGCCGCACACCACGGTGCTGCTGCGCGCCCAGTACGTCACGGCCGGTCTCGCGATCGAGGTCGAGGACCGCGGCCTGGGTATGCCGGCGGACGAGCAGAGCAAGATGAACGCCCTGCTCGCCGACCCCGACCAGGTCAACGTGGCGCATCTGCTCCAGGACGGCCGCATCGGACTCTTCGTCGTCTCGGCGCTCGCCCGGCGGCACGGCATCGCCGTGCGCCTGCAGTCGAACATCTACGGAGGCATCCAGGCCGTCCTCGTCCTGCCGCAGGGTCTCCTCGGCGCCGACCCCGAGGGGCTGGCCCGCCGAGAGGGCCAGGCCCAGGCCGCGCAGGCGCAGGCACCTGCCCCGGCGGCCCCGATCGCGCCGCAGGCGCAGGACAGCGGCCCGGACACGGTCCAGCTCATCGGCGGTCCGGCGAGCGCGCGGCAGACCGGAGCCCCGGCCCCGGTCTCGGCGCCCGCCCCCGCTCCGTCGGTCGTCGGCCACGCTGCCGCGCCGCTGCCGCCCGTGGCCGACGCCGGCTCCGCCCACGCCCTCGCCCACCCCCAGGGCCCGCACCAGGCATTCGCCGCCGCGCCCGCCCCCGTACCGGCGCCCATGGCCGCGCCGCACCCGCAGCCCCCGGCCGCCGCGCCGGTCGCGCCCGCAGGTTCCACCGGGCACGGGGCCCCGACCGCGTACGGCGACACCGGCGGGTACGGCGACACCACCGGATTCGGGAACGGCGGCGGATACGGCGGCGCCGGCACCCCGGGCGGCGGAGGCCTGCCCGGCGTACCGCACCAGCCCTCCCCGCCCACCCCGCGTTCCCAGGCCGAGCCCGCGGGGCCCGGCACCGCACTCTCCGCCCCCGGCGGCGAGGCCCCCCGGGCCCCGCGCGCCGGCGCGTCGGGCAGGCCCGATCTCCCCAAGCGGCGTGCCCAGGAACACCTCGTCCCGCAGCTGCGCGACGAGCCGACGGCCCGCCAGCCCGAGGAGCACGCCCTGCACGACCCGGGTCTGATGGCCGCGTTCCAGCGCGGCATCGGCCTCGCGGAGACCCAGCCCACCCCCCGTGACCCGCTGCGTCCCGACGACGCGCACAAGGAGTAG
- a CDS encoding ATP/GTP-binding protein (ATP/GTP-binding protein [Streptomyces albus J1074];~P-loop containing Nucleoside Triphosphate Hydrolases; cl09099;~identified by MetaGeneAnnotator; putative) translates to MAYDNGSERHDRGHGSLATDPLPTALKVLVAGGFGVGKTTFVGAVSEIEPLSTEELLTSVSAATDSLEGVESKTTTTVAMDFGRITLDARNVLYLFGTPGQERFWFMWDELSEGALGAVVLADTRRLQDCFSAVDFFERRGIRFVVAVNEFDGAFRYDPEEVRAALDLRSDVPIVLCDARIASSGIRTLLTLVQHLLTTIPAAVPSYGATS, encoded by the coding sequence ATGGCCTACGACAACGGCTCTGAGCGCCACGACCGTGGTCACGGGAGTCTCGCGACCGACCCGCTCCCCACCGCCCTGAAGGTCCTGGTGGCGGGCGGGTTCGGGGTCGGCAAGACCACGTTCGTGGGCGCGGTCAGCGAGATCGAACCGCTGAGCACCGAAGAGCTGCTGACCTCGGTCAGCGCGGCCACCGACAGTCTGGAGGGCGTGGAGTCCAAGACCACGACCACCGTCGCGATGGACTTCGGGCGCATCACCCTCGACGCGCGCAACGTGCTGTACCTGTTCGGCACCCCGGGCCAGGAACGTTTCTGGTTCATGTGGGACGAACTGTCCGAGGGCGCGCTCGGCGCGGTCGTCCTCGCCGACACCCGCCGCCTCCAGGACTGTTTCTCCGCCGTCGACTTCTTCGAACGGCGGGGGATCCGCTTCGTGGTCGCGGTCAACGAGTTCGACGGCGCCTTCCGCTACGACCCGGAAGAGGTACGGGCGGCGCTCGACCTCCGGTCCGACGTTCCGATCGTGCTCTGCGACGCCCGGATCGCCAGCTCCGGGATCCGTACCCTGCTGACCCTCGTCCAGCATCTGCTCACCACCATCCCGGCCGCCGTGCCGAGCTATGGAGCCACGTCATGA
- a CDS encoding methyltransferase (S-adenosylmethionine binding site [chemical binding];~S-adenosylmethionine-dependent methyltransferases (SAM or AdoMet-MTase), class I; AdoMet-MTases are enzymes that use S-adenosyl-L-methionine (SAM or AdoMet) as a substrate for methyltransfer, creating the product S-adenosyl-L-homocysteine (AdoHcy); cd02440;~hypothetical protein; Provisional;~identified by MetaGeneAnnotator; putative;~methyltransferase [Streptomyces viridochromogenes DSM40736]): MTSSAPRSGGAAGGRGYLLDNAQAEAGTRFDALGALFDPSTFRHFEHLGVAPGWRCWEVGAGGTSVVDWLADRVGPAGRVVATDIDTSWAAGAVRPGVEVLRHDVGADAPPGDGFDLIHARLVLVHVADRDRALAAMAGALRPGGRLLLEDADPAAQPLICLDEYGPEQALANKLRAGFRKLLAARGADLAYGRRLPRLLREAGLVDVAADAYFPIASPACDVLEAATVRQVRGKLVAAGLATDEEIDRHLANVDAGRLDLATSPMISAWGRRP, from the coding sequence ATGACATCTTCCGCACCGCGGTCCGGCGGCGCCGCCGGCGGCCGGGGTTACCTGCTGGACAACGCGCAGGCCGAGGCGGGCACCCGCTTCGACGCGCTCGGGGCGCTGTTCGACCCGTCGACCTTCCGGCACTTCGAGCACCTGGGCGTCGCCCCCGGCTGGCGCTGCTGGGAGGTCGGGGCCGGCGGCACGTCCGTCGTGGACTGGCTGGCCGACCGGGTCGGACCGGCCGGCCGGGTCGTCGCGACCGACATCGACACCTCCTGGGCCGCCGGCGCGGTCCGCCCGGGCGTCGAGGTGCTGCGCCACGACGTGGGCGCCGACGCGCCGCCCGGCGACGGCTTCGACCTGATCCACGCGCGGCTGGTACTGGTGCACGTGGCCGACCGGGACCGGGCCCTCGCCGCGATGGCCGGGGCGCTGCGGCCGGGCGGCCGGCTGCTCCTGGAGGACGCCGACCCGGCCGCGCAGCCGCTGATCTGCCTGGACGAGTACGGGCCCGAGCAGGCTCTCGCCAACAAGCTCCGGGCCGGCTTCCGGAAGCTGCTCGCGGCGCGCGGAGCCGACCTCGCGTACGGCCGCCGGCTGCCCCGGCTGCTGCGCGAGGCGGGACTCGTGGACGTCGCCGCCGACGCGTACTTCCCGATCGCGTCCCCCGCCTGCGACGTCCTGGAGGCGGCGACGGTCCGGCAGGTGCGCGGCAAGCTGGTGGCGGCGGGCCTCGCGACCGACGAGGAGATCGACCGTCACCTCGCGAACGTCGACGCGGGGCGCCTCGACCTCGCGACCTCCCCGATGATCTCGGCCTGGGGCCGCCGTCCCTGA
- a CDS encoding outer membrane protein romA (Beta-lactamase superfamily domain; pfam12706;~Predicted Zn-dependent hydrolases of the beta-lactamase fold [General function prediction only];~identified by MetaGeneAnnotator; putative;~outer membrane protein romA [Streptomyces sp. PAMC26508]), with translation MTGTGSDPSLRARLRGLRPAAFGADATGERLARIRRSPHFADGVFVNPDPTRPRPSASAVEFAKVYFEKEARARRAPAGRIPVHPTTVADLARPPATGLRLTWMGHSSVLAEIDGRRVLFDPVWGDRCSPFDFVGPKRLHPVPAPLASLGPVDIVVISHDHYDHLDLPTIKALATSDTLFAVPLGVGAHLEHWGVSPSRLRELDWNESTGVGDLCLTATPARHFCGRGLRNQQHTLWASWVVEGPEHRIYHSGDTGYFSGFREIGAAHGPFDATMIQIGAYSEYWPQGRQDGAPLPGAWPDIHMNPAQGVQSHLDLQQGRADGVLLPIHWGTFNLSLHAWAEPGEWTMAAAGAVGQALAVPVPGQPFEPGGELPARPWWRDVSPAVTRTWPVPERPELPVRDFDLVRED, from the coding sequence GTGACCGGCACCGGCTCCGATCCCTCGCTGCGGGCGCGGCTGCGCGGCCTGCGCCCCGCGGCCTTCGGCGCCGACGCGACGGGAGAGCGCCTGGCGCGCATCCGCCGCTCCCCGCACTTCGCCGACGGGGTCTTCGTGAACCCCGATCCGACCCGGCCCCGGCCGTCCGCTTCGGCGGTCGAGTTCGCCAAGGTGTACTTCGAGAAGGAAGCGCGGGCCCGCCGCGCCCCCGCCGGCCGGATCCCCGTCCACCCGACCACGGTCGCCGATCTGGCCCGCCCGCCGGCCACCGGGCTGCGCCTCACCTGGATGGGGCATTCCAGCGTCCTCGCCGAGATCGACGGGCGCCGGGTGCTGTTCGACCCGGTGTGGGGCGACCGCTGCTCGCCCTTCGACTTCGTCGGGCCGAAGCGGCTGCACCCCGTGCCCGCGCCGCTGGCCTCCCTCGGCCCGGTCGACATCGTCGTCATCTCGCACGACCACTACGACCATCTCGACCTCCCGACGATCAAGGCGCTGGCCACCAGCGACACCCTGTTCGCGGTCCCGCTCGGGGTCGGCGCCCACCTGGAGCACTGGGGCGTGTCGCCCTCCCGGCTGCGCGAGCTGGACTGGAACGAGTCCACCGGCGTCGGCGACCTGTGCCTCACCGCGACCCCGGCCCGGCACTTCTGCGGGCGCGGCCTGCGCAACCAGCAGCACACCCTGTGGGCCTCCTGGGTGGTCGAGGGGCCCGAGCACCGCATCTACCACAGCGGGGACACCGGCTACTTCTCCGGATTCCGGGAGATCGGCGCCGCGCACGGCCCGTTCGACGCGACCATGATCCAGATCGGCGCGTACTCCGAGTACTGGCCGCAGGGGCGGCAGGACGGCGCGCCGCTGCCCGGCGCCTGGCCGGACATCCACATGAATCCCGCGCAGGGCGTCCAGAGCCATCTCGACCTTCAGCAGGGCCGCGCGGACGGCGTGTTGCTGCCGATCCACTGGGGGACCTTCAACCTCTCCCTGCACGCCTGGGCCGAGCCGGGCGAGTGGACGATGGCCGCGGCCGGCGCGGTCGGGCAGGCGCTCGCCGTACCCGTTCCCGGGCAGCCGTTCGAGCCGGGCGGGGAGCTTCCGGCGCGGCCGTGGTGGCGGGACGTCTCGCCGGCGGTCACGCGCACATGGCCGGTGCCGGAGCGTCCGGAGCTGCCGGTACGCGACTTCGATCTGGTACGCGAGGACTGA
- a CDS encoding tetR family transcriptional regulator (COG1309 Transcriptional regulator;~TetR family transcriptional regulator [Rhodococcus erythropolis CCM2595];~identified by MetaGeneAnnotator; putative), with protein sequence MPRSSSVPDATARTAGRKKDPEIDRAVLRATLDLLEESGYAATSISAVASRVGVYRPAIYRRWPSKQHLVAEAVASALGSEPTPDTGDLRADLLTGVGTLVAAFTSTGVSRVLPALVADLSQQPALHQDFLDSVFQPRRASTARRLRAAVERGEIQADFDLEFILDALAAPLYYRALFGHGPVTPAVAEQSVDLVLASLRPR encoded by the coding sequence GTGCCCCGCAGTTCGTCAGTTCCCGACGCCACCGCCCGTACGGCCGGACGCAAGAAGGACCCGGAGATCGACCGGGCCGTCCTGCGCGCCACGCTCGACCTGCTGGAGGAGAGCGGGTACGCGGCGACCTCGATCAGCGCGGTCGCCTCCCGTGTGGGCGTCTACCGGCCCGCCATCTACCGCCGCTGGCCGTCGAAACAGCATCTGGTGGCGGAGGCCGTCGCCTCGGCCCTCGGCTCCGAACCGACGCCGGACACGGGCGACTTGAGGGCCGATCTGCTCACCGGTGTCGGCACGCTGGTCGCGGCCTTCACCTCGACCGGGGTGAGCCGGGTCCTGCCCGCGCTGGTGGCGGATCTGTCCCAACAGCCCGCGCTGCACCAGGACTTCCTGGACTCCGTGTTCCAGCCGCGCCGGGCCTCCACCGCCCGCCGGCTGCGGGCCGCCGTCGAACGCGGGGAGATCCAGGCGGACTTCGACCTGGAGTTCATCCTGGACGCCCTGGCCGCACCGCTGTACTACCGGGCCCTGTTCGGCCACGGCCCCGTCACACCGGCCGTGGCCGAACAGAGCGTCGACCTGGTCCTCGCCTCGCTGCGGCCGCGCTGA